In Ciconia boyciana chromosome 1, ASM3463844v1, whole genome shotgun sequence, the genomic stretch GCTAAGCAATGACACATTGCACTTGGATCTGGAAGCATAACATCTGGAAGCCAAATGTTAGAGGCGATATAAAAGGGCCAGCCCAACAAACCAGTGGGGCATTTCTAAGCCAGGAACATCTTCAGGATGGACCTCGTCCTTCTCTGTGTGTTCCTGCCTCTGGTGGCCGTGGCACGGGGCCAGTACGGTGACTATTACTATGGTCCCTATAACTATGGAGATAATGATGAATGGGTCAACGTGTACCGGCAGGGTTTCAACTTCCAGTGCCCGCACGGGCAGGTAATCGTGGCCGTCAGGAGTGTTTTCAACAAGAAGGAAGGCTCCGACAGACTGTGGAACTACGCCTGCATGCCAGCGGCCCAGAGCCTCGGTGAGCCGACAGAGTGCTGGTGGGAAGAGATCAACAGGGCAGGAACTGAATGGTAGGATACCCCCAACCATCCCTGGAGGGCGCAGCCCTAATACCCCCTGTGGAATGCGGGTGCTAATACTGTGGTCAGAGCAATGCAAGTGCATATTAATGCCATCATAACCAGCAGCTTCACTGCCCTGAACGACTGCCTGAGACTCATTAATCACGATGCATGCGTGTGAGGTGATCAGCATCCCATTTGCCTTCTCTGTAGCAATTTCTTGCTGGAGGGTCTCAGTGTGCATTAGAAATGCCGTGTCATTTGGTCACTCACAACCTCAGCTGCAAAGTGGTTCAGTCTTGCTATTGTAGTTTCACAGATGAGGAAAATGAGGCATGAACCTTCAGTGAGGAGAGGATAAAGTCCCTCTTGAAAGGCCACACATTGAATAAGTGACTAAACTGGGGAACAAATTGTAAAGCTCCTCACTTTGTCCTGCTGCTCTtatcactagaaaaaaaaaattcttctctgtATTGCACtggcttttctctttgtgtttttgTTGCTAAGCTTTTTGGCTTAGGCCCAGTCAAAGGCTGTTTTCTAGTCATGCTGGTATTACAGGAGCCAAAAATCCACACTAACGAGTGATGATGGTGGCATACATATGCATGATAATGATAGCAGAAGATCATGTTAATTTCCTAATACAGTCAGTTTTGGTTAACTAAACATTACATTTTCCATCAACCTTAGAGGCAAAGGTGATCACATTTTATGGCCACAATAATTTCCGGAAATGTGTATAGTGTTTCATGTTTAGGCAGCACATACCCAGTATTTAATTATCATCTgattttttcatgaaatgtgaaacagttttggaaaactCTGAGTTAGAAATATTCTTTGGACAGaatgaaatgaatgcaagaatattttcaaatacttgaaATGGTTTTGTTCCGGAAATCGCAATGTGATTTTTGTAGATGTCATGTTATATGGGAATAGGTTAGCAATGAAATGTGAagcttctgatttttaaatgattcaaaattttgttctgaattaTTCACACTCTTTCATTTACCACGTGATGCATTCCTATGGCTGATGCaattgctaaggaaaaaaagattgacCCTATACTTAATTTTGGaataagaactgaaaagaaagggggagggctgcaaaacaggcagaaagaagACACTCTGATAATCCTGGACgacttcttcatttttcatacaCTGATGCAATTTCTAGTTATTGCATAGTAATTTTGAATTAGACCTTTCtattgttcaaaataaaattattattctctTTCTAAAAATCTCTGGCAGCAATTGCTCAAGTTCACTTCTCACAAACAGGATACTGTGTAAGTCTACacagaatgttttcttctgctatcTAACCATGGGGCCATATTCATCACCATGCTCTGTATGCTTAGTGTGACTATATCCAAGTGTATTATCTGAATCTCATTTCCCTCacctcttaaaaaaatctttccacttTGTCCTCTTTCTTGCCTATGTTTTTTCCTATTGCCAACCCTATCTTTTCtccaaatgtatttcttttccaacccctttttaatgtgtttaagtCTGTTTCACTCTCTTTCCTAGCTCTTGgagttatttatttcttccctaGCTCACCTTTTCAGTCCAACATCCTTACATCTATCTGTCTTTTTTGCATAgatctccttctttctttcttctatctgtttttgggggagggaggaataCACCAAAGAGATTAGAGAACACATACCCCCTTGCAAAGGTGAACTTGTGCTCCTAATTACTTGGGCTATTTCCATAAATCTTACATAGCTGTGCCTGGTTGtgttctgcagttttctgcacccagggctgagctggttGCATCTACAGTGCTTCATGGAGAAAGGCTTGCTGTAAGCCAGTCCCTCGCTGTGCCCAGACGCTGCTGCCCAAGAACCCAGCAGGCTCATCCCAGACTGGAGTGAAAGTGTGAGCCAGCAGGCAGACAGCCTGGAGTGTCTGAGTGCAGACTCAAACCTCAAATTAACATGATGGCACAGATGTAGCCTGTGGGGCCTTTGACAATCCCACATCTTCTCTTTTGGCAGTCTTACCTCTCATAGCTGCcgctcttttctctctctcttccatgCCCAGCTCAGTGCTATTTGGAGCCATCCTCAATTCTAAAGAGATTCACTCAGTCATCTAGTGGGACCACAAATATGAGTCACAATCTGTATCATTAGTTCCTGTTTGGCCACCTCTGTTTCCTTGCTCATCTCCTGACGAACGAAATCTGTTGGTGAGCAATACATCATCCTCATGTCAGCTGACACGGCACTCTGCTGGACTCGCTAGTCCATTCCCCATCTGTGTAGGATGGACTGTAATATTCCTTCTTCAGCTCTGCCTCACAGGGTATTTTGTCTCACCTTGCACATCACATCCAGGGAGATTCAATGGCTTGAACCACCAATAACTACAAAGCTGCCAAGTTTCTCCTAAAATTTAAGCTACATTTCCTCTGCTGTAATTGAGGGTTTTTATTCCTTGCCCTATCTTCACTGAGTAATGAGAAAAAGCACACTGCATCCTTTGTAAAATCTCTTTAACTTATTAATAGGTAGCAGCTATGTCTTTCCCTCACCCATGCACCTTCActcatgcttttgctttcaggCTGAACACGTCTCTGTTCTTCTAGTTCTCCCTTGGAAGTTTTATATTCCAACATACTAAGCAAGCGCTGATCATATGTACAGCTCTCCTCTGAATTCCCTCCAGTTTCTCAGCCATGTCCCAGAAACTCTAGTCTGGCAGAAACGCCAAAAAATGACCTCTGATAAATGATGTTTATGGCGTTTCGCAAATCACCATTCCTGACTGTTGTGCAGCTGCACAACAGAGACAAACCCAAGAGAGGTTTCTTTAGAAAAGACAACAAACCAAGAAAAGCTTTAGAGACAAAATGAAGTGGGAAtataaagcagagagaagaaagagcctccaactcattattttctttggctgtTAGCACTGGGGGCGGAATGGCAGAAAAGGATGTGGGGAGCTTAAGGATAGGAGAGTTGGGGGGagtggagggcaggagggaacCACTGGCAGAGCTGGTCTAGGCAAGTTTGCTTCCTACACTAACACTAGGTATTATATGGACTTCTAGGATTAAACCCGTAAGACTTTGCATCTTACAGATATAAAAAAGTTATTCAACAGAAAGAGGGCAATTACATAGATCCACATTAGGCATCTGATGACAATGCCTAGCTTCTGATCTCTGCCCCCTTCCAGAGTCGATGAAGAGAAACAGGTACTCTAAGAACTGCTTTCTGGGGCACCCCATCTCCCTCCAGAAGCAGACTCATGAAGACCAATCACCTCTGACAGTTGCCTAGAATTACCTGCTGGCATTTCAGAATACATCTAACTATAGGTGCTTCGCTTAATAAATGCATCCCTGAAGTTAAGCATATGTGTACATACACTTCTGAAGAGAGCatgttcttttgtgttttgctgaacGGACATGAGAAGCCTGTGAACATGTTACAAGACTCAGGGAAAATTTTGGCAATAGGTTGGATCAGATGACCAAGGATGCTTTCTTAGCTTCGTTAATTTGTGAATACGTTTAAAGTTAAGTATGTGTACAAAGGCTTTGTGGAATCTGTCCCAACACCTTATTCCTGCAGAGGCTATCTGCTAACCAAGATGCTATCCAATGTAGGGAGGAGAATTTGTTCATGGATAATTTGGAAATACTCATgtctggagcagggaaaagtCTTCAGGACATCCCCTGATTCTACACAGTCCTTCTAATTATTTGTATGCTGTGACATCTCAAGGAATCCTGCCTTTTCAGACAGAATAAAGTTCATGTTTTTAGTTCCATTTGTACTGGAGGAATTTTGACCTTGGGTAAATACTTCACCACCCAAGAAAAGGTAAGGTCTGAGTAGGTGCTGGTGAGACTGTTCTTCACTGCTTCGCTGAATACTACTGAGTTGTCTCTACAGACCAGTCTTTGAACAAGGTACttaagaaaaactatttttcttacCTGAAAGTGATTGTACCAAAGGACAGggatcaaacaaacaaacaaaagcttgCAAGTGAAAGgcaagcattttcttccttccaggaGAAAATGTTTGGTTTACACTACATAGTAGAGATGGAACCGTGCCATATCCCCAATATACTCCCAGTTACCCATAAGgcacaaagcagaaacatttccagCCAAGTGGTATTTAATGCATGTTTATTGCCTCTTTTCCTTGTTTAGACTTCTGAGAAAGTGGATGGGACTTGGAAAAAGCAGATATCTAGGttctccctccccactcccatTCTCACTctcctttgccttctctttaagtgcacaaacacacacacatgcagatcCTTGAAGTAGGCACACAACCCTATTTCCCGCAAACTGGGCACAAAGACAGACTCATGAGCAAAGGAAGTGTCTGCAGGAGCCTCCTGTTCAGGCACTGGCAGCACACCCCACTACATCTGCGAGGAACTGGTTTTGTTCGCAATCTCTGACCAATCCCAAGTCTCAAATCTGAGGCTGTATTATCCAAACCCAGTAATCAAGCTGCCCTTTCAAAACTATCTACTTGTGCTATCTATGCAAacaagttaattttcttcaaagccCGAGGTTTATGTTAAAGAGATAGCGCTACAAGCTCTTAGCACAGCTGCAATGGACTGAGTCCAGTGGGAGCATCTGAGGAGAAGAGGGGTGTTTCTCTAGACAGGGAGGCCTCATCAGCGAATGTCAGGAAGAAATCAACAGGGTGAATAGGACCTTGCCTTCCCtttgggtggggaggagaaagaaagtcATCACTGACCcctaaatgaaagaaaaagatagctGAAGATGATAGTGAGGTTGCCTTTGGTACGTGGAAGTCATGACAACACATCTCACCACCCCACAACAGATAGTGAAGACTCCTCATAGAAGTGGCCATTGGGGACTGGCATGGCCTAATCAAACACAGAAAAGTCGTTCCCTTGGTCTGAGTGCCAGTGTTTCAAGTGTCCTGAGCCTGCCCTCACCCACTTATCTCTCCCTACTCATCTGTAACAGACTGACCATTAAATTAGTTTTCATCTTGCAACTAACCAAATTACACAGAGGGAAGGCACTCCACAAAAATAACTCAGGAGAGCAGGACATGGCCTCCCCTCTGCAGCTGTaccaaaaggaaattaagtctGGATATTGAAAGTAACAGGTTTTGGTGAAACAACTCCCCAGGAAAACAGTCAATCTAATGTCTCGTTAAAAAATGCCTCCCACACTCTAACCGTGGTCTTACTGGCTGCATGAGGTTAGGCCACCTCTCTCCGTATTCACTCCAGGGAGGACTGCAGATGAAAGCATGCAGTGTTATTTCTACTGGGTCAGTTTGCCACGTCTGACATATCTCCATAATACATAGATTCATTCTGCTGTGACAGGCTCTAGAGAGATAGCTTCCAAGTAATTAATGATGCAAGTTTTACAGAAGCCATCTGCTCTACAGCAAaacagtgggatttttttgaagTACATAGGATGACACTCTCAGGTTACCCTGTTATAAGGAACAAATCACCCTTAATGCAGCATGACCCAGTGACTACTGAGCTGTGTGTCAGACTCTGCGTGTTTCCAGAGAGCTTTAGGGAGCGCTACCCAGTCAGTGTGGCAGGGGCTCAATGCAGGCGCTAACAGCACCACTTACTGCATCTTGACTTGGGCTTCCCTGAGTGCATTTGTAGTGAACAGGCTTCCTCTTTGGGTTGTCATCCTCAGGACAACATGCTGCTCAGGCTAATTCCTGACGTATCTGAGGGACAGGGGGCCTCAGAGACAGGTTTACAACACAGCACCAGCATCAGATGGGGCACAACACTCTGGGGCTTTGTCtaacaaagagcaaaaataagatgTAGGCATAATTATGAAGTGTCACCACAATTGGTGCCAGTGCTCAAAACAATTATATTGTTGCAAGCAATATTTGTCTTCAGTCTGGCAGGCAACTGTTGAGTCAATGAGGTACACACTTGGTCGCTGAGGCTGTATCAACATTTGCAAATAATGTGGTACAATTTAAGTGGATCTGTAGTGTGAAACAGTTCGTGCATGGACCCAAAATCCACATATGCATtttgagtgggtttttttcaaaccaGCTCTAGTTTGGTCTCACAGATAAAAGCTCATTGGTGAACAAGGAAAGCAGTCCTGACCTGAACTAAACCAATAACATGGATGCACACTTTGGTTGCTTGCCATGACAGAACTCAGCTGTACAACACTCATTAACCAGTTCAGAAGAAGATTTGGCAAAGGAGAGGCTTTTCACAGCAATTGCAGCAGGCCAGGAAAGTCTCAGCTACCATATCCCTGTTACTACACAGAACTCCTCCCAGAATAGGGCTATATAGTTTACTGACTTTCTATGAAACACTGCAGTCATTTCCAACAGATGTAAACGAGGGAAAGGCAAATTCCCATTCAGCAGCACCTGACCTTTACTACCAAAAATCTTTCCAGTCCCCCACCTACCAGCCAGCtcacctcctcttctcccagtACCAGATCCAAAAGGCAACTCTTCATGCATCGCAACTTGGGCCAActagaaaaccaaaacatcctATGCTTTGCCAAGTTTAATCCCACACAGTCCCAGCTGGTTTCTCATGCTCTTCTGCATTCACCTTCTAAGAGgtatcttcctctcttcttagCAGTGTCAGGATTTCATGAGTGATTTCATGAGTTTAATGTCACCCAGTGACATTAACTCTGAATACTGAATTATCCTCTATAACAAAAGGGCTACAGAGTGGGTCTagtaaaaaaggcattttttttacttggcCATAAATCAAAGGTCTTGAATGACTAGTTTTTATTCACCATACTGGTTTGTAGGATTTGCTGTGACAGGAGTAGTGAATtcaacagagaaggaagaaatcctCACATATTAAGTGTTGTTTTCAGATTAGTGCATAGAGCATCTGACTAAAAAGATGTGTGGGGAGGGATTATTTGTTTCCCTTGAAGAACTACTTTCTGCTTGTAGGAAAGAGGCCAACTGGGAAaagtaaagagaagaaaagattttatatGAACACACAAATAAGCACTCCAATTTCTGAGAGCCTCTCTTCATTTTTGGAGGAATTTCTGGATTTGACTTGAAAATTAGAAagatcaggggaaaaaaatcttctgttatCTCAAAGCTAAAGAAAAGTACTTCAACACCACTATTATCTTTCTTTCGCTGAACCCAATATTGAGCTTGAATAACAGTTTGCAGGACTTTGTCTGTATGAGACAGAAGTAGAGAGGGAGAAGTGAATATAAgcttaaaagtatattttaaattttactttgaatgtttttaaaataaaatggcaatttAATTATAAGACATGACTTACATCCAGTTTTACTCTCCATCtaagaaactaatttttaagACAACTcctaatattattttatttttaaacaaacttttctTGAGGAGATAGAATCAGGGTCAAAAATAACCAAACCTTCCTAAAGTTTGGTGCCCAAATATGTACACATGTAAAGATAGGAGTGTTATGTTAGCTAGATTTTTTCAATCCACTATAGAGAGAAGGGTCCATCAGTGATGTCTCTCTCAAGATGAATCTTTTCATCAAAACTGGAGTGTATTAGAAGAGgtgtcaagaaaataaaaactgttgtAGGGAAAAGAGAGCAGGAAAGAGGGCAGGACTTCCCAGACTGAATGTGAGcaggtggggagagaaaaagagaaggaagaaccTCCCGCAAAGATGAGTTTGGGCAGGAATATCAGATGCTGATCGGTGGGGATGGGAAATTGCAGGGCAATGCCCAGCCTCTGAGAGGAAGTgcaaaggcaaaggaagaacaaaatgcTCCCGTTATTGCACCTATGCAAAAGAGCTGGAAAATCTCCCAGGGGCACAAGGACTTGAGCAGTGGAAATGCATGTaatggggaagggggagaggcagaagaagatgaagaaacacAAGTTTGGTTCTACTTTACACGGATTAATGCAGAAAAGTGCTCATCTTGCAACAGGTACAACCATTCCCTATATTTCTGTGTATCAACCTTTCTTCCATCAGGGTAACACCAATCATCTGCAGCTATCCAATATGTTTACACAGAGTCTTAGCCATATGTTCCCATGGCCTATGTGCCAGAAAACAGAGCAACTTCCTATCAAAGTCCTGCTGAAATCCTCTGAGTGCGAGCCAAACTGCCTTACTTGGTGTGATACCATAGCAACTCAGAGTCCCCATCATTGCTTAACTCTGAAGGTCCTCAGAAGAGTCTCACAAAGCACAGCAACTATGTGTGGCCCCAGCAACGTGGGAGATGCGGGGAtacaaacaaatataaataatctTGTCTGAACAACAGAACACGGTGGAAGGGACATACAGAAGAGACCCCTGCTTCAAAGGAGGAAGCTGAAAGTTAGGCAGAGGAATTCATCCCTGCAGTCATCAAAATTGAtcagtttttcagcttttgcatACAAACACTTGAGCCTTACGCTTTGCGAGCACTAACACCTGTATGCACAAGTGAATGACTTTCCAAACACCAAACTCTGCTAGACGATGTGGTTTCCCTTCTGGGAACTCCAGGCTCATTAAAATAAACGATTAGGTCACTGAATGAAACTAGGGGAAATTTTTGGTATTTGTTAATCATAAAGTTACTTCTGAAAGTGTCTTTTGGATATATCAATGTATTTGATTTTACGGTATCGCAAGGAAGGTTTGCTACAGCTTGAGGCTGCCAGTTTTCCttgatgaaggaaaaagaaagaaaaggaaatggaagaaactgAATTCCTGGAATTTTCTCCACTAGGGAAACAATGAGGCTAGGAGGATGCTTGAGAGGATGAGCACTCAACAGCTGAGTTACTGAGCTGTCTGTTTTCACGCTCTCCTTGTCTTTAGTCTCCAAGAAGCAAGCTATTCAAACTGATTATCACTTGAATTACTTCGGGTATCAGTGTCCAGATGCTTTCAGGGTGTACAGAAAGCAGCATATATCTGCATGCTTAGAGACCATGTCTATTCTACTTGAAGGCAGCGATTTACCTGTATGACACAATTCCTGAGTACACAGAAAGCATGaagcagcagatttttcttttcaaaatccaGTCATAAAAGTTATGTGAGTCTTATAATTTCATAACATCTGAGTCTCAGTTTTCCTCATGTGATTGTTATCAAATCATTATTTCATCACTAGCctataatgtttttaattaagagtGCCTTCTCCTGGAGACAGGCaattgagaaagaaataaaataaaataaattgctgaaCTTCTCTCATAAAAGTGTTTCTAAGGCTTCTTTTTTGTAGAGAAGCAGTTGAAAAAATTACTCCAGTAAAGCCCAAATGCTCAAATACCAACAGTCAAAGATAAAAGTattaatggattatttttaagtcagtCTCATGATTTGTAAACAGTTGAGAATGTCAACACCAGAACAACCTTCTTGCCTGATTAGCATACTGGAATgattaaatacttaaaaacagtttaaatagtTTTAAGTGCAACATAAATGTTAAGACGTTATTAGTTAACTACTGCTGTCTTCTTATACATAATGGTTGCTCAATACACAACAAGTGCATACAGTGCTTCTCAATACAAAGCCAAACCCTTAGCTTCCACCCTGAATCaaaatttttaatgctgttttcagaaatgcttgaAACTATCAGGGAATCTAATATCATGTTTTCCTTATGtgttctcttcttcctcctcttagGTATCAAAC encodes the following:
- the DPT gene encoding dermatopontin; protein product: MDLVLLCVFLPLVAVARGQYGDYYYGPYNYGDNDEWVNVYRQGFNFQCPHGQVIVAVRSVFNKKEGSDRLWNYACMPAAQSLGEPTECWWEEINRAGTEWYQTCSNNGLVAGFQSQYFPSVLDREWQFYCCRYSRRCPYSCWLTTEYPGHYGEDMDMIMYTYDHYIRGATTTFSAVDRDRQWKFIVCRMTEYDCPFQNV